DNA sequence from the Streptomyces sp. HUAS 15-9 genome:
GGGCGACGACCACAAGGGCGGAGGAGAGCAGGATCCGGTTGACACGCATGGGGATTCAGCTCCTACTGCTGTTGCTCGTCGGTGGCGGTCGCGTCGGCGGACGGGGTGACGGTGACGGTCACCGTCGGGGTGGGGGTCGGCTTGGGCTTGGCCGGGAGCACCTCGTCGCGCGGGTCCTTCTTCGGGGCCTCGACGACGACGCCGACGATGTCGAGCTTGGTGAAGCCGACGAACGGCGTGACGTAGAGGGTACGGGTCAGGCCGCCGCCGGAGGGGTCGACCTTGGAGACGACGCCGACCGGGACGCCGGGCACGAAGGGCTTGTCGGCCTGGGAGCCGAAGGTGATGAGCCGGTCGCCCTTCTTCACCTCCGCCTTGCCGTTGAGGAGTTCGACGCGCAGCGGGCGGTCGCCCTGTCCGGAGGCGAAGCCGAGCTCGTCGCTGCCCTCCATACGGGTGCCGACGGTGAAGTCGGGGTCGTTGGCGAGCAACACCGTGGAGGCGTCCGGGCCGACGGTGGTGACGCGCCCGACGAGGCCGTCGCCGTTGAGCACGGTCATGTCCCGTTTGATGCCGTCGTTGGCGCCGACGTCGATGGTGATGGTCCAGGAGAAGCCCTGGGCCGCCCCTATGGCGATGACCTGGGCGCCCTTGATGCCGTACTGACCCTCGCCGGCCATCTTCAGCATCTTGTCGAGCTGCCCCAGGCGGCTGCGGTTGCGGTCGTCGCTGCCGAGCTTCGCCTTGAGGGCCGCGTTCTCCTTCTCCAGTTTCGCCAGCCGGTCGTGCCGTTCACCCGAGTTGCGGATGGCGGAGACGGCGTTGCCGACGGGATCGACCGCCGACGACACCCCGTTCTCGATCGGACCGAAGACCGCGGCCGCGGCCTGTCGGGCACCGTCGACCGGGGAGTTCTGGCCGCCGCGGATATCCACCGTGATCAGCGCGAACGCGATGGCGATCAACAGCACCAGGAGCAGCCGGCTCTCTTTCGTGTCCCTCACGTGCGGCGGCCGTGCCCTTCCTCATTGGAATGGAGTTTGTGGGAGCTAATGCCTCTATATCAACGATCCGCCGTACGAGAGGAGATCATCTCGTACGGCGGAATCGAAGAGTTACGTCATCTGCGCGGCTGGGCGTCCAGCACCTGCTGGAGCGCCTCGAACTCCTCGACGCACTTGCCGGAGCCGAGCGCGACGCTGTCCAGCGGGTCCTCGGCGATATGGATCGGCATGCCGGTCTCGCGGCGCAGCCGCTCGTCGAGACCGCGCAGCAGGGCGCCGCCGCCGGTCAGAACGATTCCTCGGTCCATGATGTCGCCGGACAGCTCCGGCGGACACTTGTCGAGCGTCGTCTTGACGGCGTCGACGATCGCGTTGACCGGCTCCTCGATCGCCTTGCGGACCTCGGCGGCCGAGATGACCACGGTCTTCGGCAGTCCGGACACCAGGTCCCGGCCGCGGATCTCGGTGTGCTGGTCGTCGTCGAGGTCGTACGCCGAACCGATCGTGATCTTGATCTGTTCGGCCGTCCGCTCACCGAGGAGGAGCGAGTACTCCTTCTTGATGTGCTGGATGATCGCGTTGTCGAGTTCGTCGCCCGCGACGCGGATGGACTGGGCGGTGACGATGCCGCCGAGCGAGATGACCGCGACCTCCGTGGTGCCGCCGCCGATGTCCACCACCATGTTGCCCGTGGCCTCGTGGACCGGCAGGCCTGAGCCGATGGCCGCGGCCATGGGCTCCTCGATGATGTGCACCTGGCGGGCGCCGGCCTGGGACGACGCCTCGATGACGGCGCGGCGCTCGACGCCGGTGATGCCGGAGGGCACGCAGACGACGACGCGCGGCCTGGCGAGATACCGCCGCTTGTGGATCTTCAGAATGAAGTAGCGCAGCATCCGCTCGGTGATCTCGAAGTCGGCGATGACGCCGTCCTTGAGCGGCCGTACGGCAACGATGTTGCCGGGGGTCCGCCCGATCATCTTCTTCGCTTCCGCGCCGACCGCCAGGATGCCACCGGTGTTGGTGTTGATCGCGACGACGGACGGCTCGTTGAGTACGATCCCGCGACCCCTGACGTACACCAGCGTGTTGGCGGTCCCGAGGTCGACAGCCATGTCACGGCCGATGAACGACATTGAGTTCCCCATCAGGATTCGTCTGGCCTTCCCACGAGCTTTTGAGGGCTTTTCAGGTAGGCGAGGTGGGTGCTGTGACGTGAAGGCTTCCATCGTAGACGCGCCTGCACGAACACTGCGCGAGGGTCTTCGCCATTGTCAGCATGCGGTGCGCCGCCTCGCTTCTGGAGACGGCCCAACGGGGGCACTCGTTCCCCCGATCGCCACGCATATGCCAATCGACGGCTGAAAACGTACGCCCGCCGCAGGTCAGCCGGGCCGACCGAACTGACACGCCATCAAAAAAATCCACGAAAATTTGCCGCCCCGACCCGCCGGAAACCGCTCCCCGCAGGCCTTCACCGAGGCCCACGGCAATGTGCCCGCAACACAACGGACCACACCCATCCCGACCACCCGGCGCAAAAGCCACCCCGCCCCACGGCCCCGCCACACCAAGTCCCCGACTCGCCAAGCCGACCGCCCCGCCGGACAATGCGCACCCACAACCACGGGACGACGCCCGTCGAGGCGGCCGACCCTTCGGACCGCGAACCACCAGGCGACCCGGATCCGCAGGCTGCCGCCCGCAGCCGGACGGTCCAGGGAGTGAGTCAGTGCCGGCGGGCCCCGGAGGGTTACGCGTGGCCGGGGAAGAAGATCTTGACCTCTCGTTCCGCCGACTCCTCCGAGTCGGAGGCGTGGATCAGGTTCTCGCGGACGATGACGCCGTAGTCGCCGCGGATGGAGCCGGGCGCCGCGGCGATCGGGTCGGTGGGGCCGGCCAGGGCGCGCAGGCCCTCGATGACGCGCTCGCCCTCGACGATCAGCGCGACCACCGGGCCGGAGGCCATGAACTCGACGAGGGGCTCGTAGAACGGCTTGCCCTTGTGCTCACCGTAGTGCTGCTCCAGCGTTTCCTGGTCCAGCGTGCGCAGCTCCAGCGCGGTGATCTGCCAGCCGGCCTTCCGCTCGATACGGCTGATGATCTCGCCGGTCAGGCCGCGACGAACGGCGTCGGGCTTGAGGAGGACGAGGGTGCGCTGGGTCACGGGAAGGCTCCTTCTGACTGACGTGTGCGGTGGGACGAGGTTACAGGGCGTGTCCGGGCACCTGTTACGCAGCGTCAGGTGTAGTGGGCGACCCGGCCTGCGCAGCGAAGCGGGCCTTCGCCTCGTCGATCTTTCTTCCGTAGTGCACGGAAGCCCACCACAGCGCCGCGAACAGCACCCCCATGAAGTACATCGTGGGGACGAACACCCCGGAGGCGATCAGCGCGAGCTGGAGGCCCCAGCCGAGGGCCACCCCGCCGGGGCGCGTCACCACACCGCACAGGACCACGCACAGGAACATCGCGATCCCGCTGACCGTCCACACCGTGGTCGTCGACAGGTCCGGGTCCTTCATCGCCACAAGCCCGGCGAAGCCGATGACGAAGAGCTCGCCGATCAGGGTCGAGGAGCAGAGCGTACGCATGATTCTCCTCCTCAGCCCTTGCCCAGCAGCAGACGGGCCTCGCCCACCGTGATGACCGATCCGGTGACCAGCACACCGCCGCCCGCGAACTCGCCCTCCTCCTCGGCCAGCGTGATCGCGGCCTCCAGGGCGTCGGGCAGCCGCGGCTCGACCTGCACCCGATCCTCGCCGAACACCTCGACGGCGACCGCGGCCAGCTCGTCCGCGTCCATCGCACGGTGACTGGAGTTCTGCGTGACGACGATCTCCGCGAAGATCGGTTCGAAGGCCTCCAGGAGCCCGCGCACGTTCTTGTCGCCGCTCGCGCCCACGACCCCGATCAGCCGGCTGAAGTCGAAGGCCTCGCCGATCGCCTCGGCCGTCGCCCGCGCGCCCGCCGGGTTGTGCGCGGCGTCCAGGACGATCGTCGGCGAGTGCCGTACGACCTCCAGGCGGCCGGGCGAGGAGACCGCGGCGAAGGCCTTGCGGACGGTGTCGATGTCCAGCGACTCGGCGTGCTGCGCGCCGACGCCGAAGAACGCCTCCACCGCGGCGAGCGCCACGGCCGCGTTGTGCGCCTGGTGGGCGCCGTGCAGCGGGAGGTACACCTCGGGGTACTCGCCGCCCAGGCCACGCAGGGTGAGGAGCTGGCCGCCCACGGCGATCCGGCGGTCCACCACGCCGAACTCCAGGCCCTCCCGGGCCACCGTCGCGTCGACCTCGACCGCCTTCTTCAGCAGCACCTGCGCCGCGTCCACCGGCTGCTGGGCCAGGATGACCGTCGCGTCCTGCTTGACGATGCCGGCCTTCTCCGCGGCGATCTCGGCGGGGGTCTCGCCGAGCCGGTCCGTGTGGTCCAGGTCGATGGGGGTGACCACGGCGACGTCGCCGTCGATCACGTTCGTCGCGTCCCAGCTGCCGCCCATCCCGACCTCGACCACGGCCACGTCGATGGGCGCGTCCGCGAACGCGGCGTACGCCATGCCGGTGAGCACCTCGAAGAACGAGAGCCGGAACTCCTGCAGGGCGTCGACCATCTCGATGTACGGCTTGATGTCCTGGTACGTCTCGATGAACCGCTCGGCGGAGATCGGCGCGCCGTCCAGGCTGATGCGCTCGGTGACCGACTGCACGTGCGGGGACGTGTAGCGGCCGGTACGCAGCTCGAAGGCGCCGAGGAGGGCCTCGATCATGCGCGCCGTGGACGTCTTGCCGTTCGTGCCGGTGATGTGGATCGAGGGGTACGACCGCTGCGGATCCCCCAGCACGTCCATGAGCGCGGCGATGCGGCTGACGGACGGCTCCAGCTTGGTCTCGCCCCAGCGGGTGGCGAGCTCGGCCTCGACCTCGCGCAGGGCCTTGTCGACCTCGGGGTCCTCGGGCCTCGCGGGTACGTCCGCCTGCGTCTGCCCGCCCTGCGTGCGCAGGGTGCGGCTGCCGGCCTCGATCACCGCGAGGTCCGGATCGCGGTCGGTCTCCGCCGCGATCATCTCGTCGAAGGAGTCGAGGGGGTCGGGCTGGTCGTTGGTGCCGGGCGCTTCGCTCACGACACCAGTCTACGGAGCGGCACGGACAGACATGGGCGAAGGCCCCCGGTGCCGTGTGGCTCCGGGGGCCTTCGGTGTCGTACGGACCGTACGGGCGCTTACGCCGGGGGCAGCTTGTCCAGCTGGGCCTGGATCCGCGTGATGTCCTCGTCGGCCTTGGCGAGCCGCGTGCGGATCTTGTCCACGACCTGGTCCGGGGCCTTGGCGAGGAACGCCTCGTTGCCGAGCTTGGCCGTGGCCTGGGCCTTCTCCTTCTCGGCGGCGGCCAGGTCCTTGGCGAGGCGCTTGCGCTCCGCGGCCACGTCGATGGTGCCGGAGAGGTCGAGGGCGACCTCGGCGCCGGCCACCGGCAGGGTGGCCGTGGCCGTGAAGGACTCGCCCTCCGGCTGCAGGCGCAGCAGCTGACGGATGGCCGCCTCGTGCGGGGCGAGCGCCGTGCCGTCCAGGGTGAGGCGGGCCGGGACGCGCTGGCCGGGCTGCAGTCCCTGGTCGGCGCGGAAGCGGCGGACCTCGGTGATGACGGACTGGAGGGTCTCGATCTCCCGCTCGGCCGCCTTGTCGCGGAAGCCGCTGTCGGCGGGCCATTCGGCGATGACGAGCGACTCACCGCCGGTGAGGGTGGTCCAGAGGGTCTCGGTGACGAACGGGACGACCGGGTGCAGCAGCTTCAGCGTGACGTCGAGGACTTCGCCGAGGACGCGCTTGGAGACCTCGGCGGCCTCGCCGCCCGCCTGGAACGTCGTCTTGGACAGCTCGACATACCAGTCGAAGACCTCGTCCCACGCGAAGTGGAAGAGGGCGTCGGAGAGCTTCGCGAACTGGAAGTCCTCGTAGAACGCGTCGACTTCGGCGACGACGGAGTTGAGGCGGGAGAGGATCCAGCGGTCGGTGGCGGACATCTTCGCCGGGTCCGGCAGCGGGCCGTCCACCGTCGCGCCGTTCATCAGCGCGAAGCGGGTGGCGTTCCAGATCTTGTTGGCGAAGTTGCGGGAGCCCTGGACCCAGTCCTCGCCGATCGGGACGTCGACGCCCGGGTTGGCGCCGCGCGCGAGGGTGAAGCGGAGCGCGTCGGAGCCGTACTTGTCCATCCAGTCCAGCGGGTTGACCGCGTTGCCGAAGGACTTCGACATCTTCTTGCCGAACTGGTCGCGGACCATGCCGTGCAGGGCGATGGTGTGGAACGGCGGGGTGCCGTCCATCGCGTACAGGCCGAACATCATCATCCGGGCGACCCAGAAGAAGAGAATGTCGTAGCCGGTGACCAGGACGGAGTTCGGGTAGAACTTCGCGAGCGACTCGGTCTGCTCGGGCCAGCCGAGGGTGGAGAAGGGCCACAGGCCGGAGGAGAACCAGGTGTCGAGGACGTCGGTGTCCTGACGCCAGCCCTCGCCGCTGGGCGGCTGCTCGTCGGGGCCGACGCAGACGACCTCCCCGTCCGGGCCGTACCAGACCGGGATCCGATGCCCCCACCACAACTGCCGCGAGATGCACCAGTCGTGGAGGTTGTCGACCCAGTCGAAGTAGCGCTTCTCCATCTCCTGGGGGTGGATCTTGACCTTGCCGTCGCGGACCGCGTCACTGGCGGCCTTGGCGAGCGGGCCGACCTTGACCCACCACTGCATGGACAGGCGCGGCTCGATGGTGGTCTTGCAGCGTGAGCAGTGGCCGACGGAGTGGACGTACGGCCGCTTCTCGGCGACGATCCGGCCCTCGGCGCGCAGCGCGGCGACGATCGCCGAGCGGGCCTCCAGGCGGTCCAGGCCCTGGAAGGGGCCGTGGGCGGTGATGACGGCGTGCTCGTCCATGATCGTGATGGACGGCAGATCGTGCCGCTGGCCGATCTCGAAGTCGTTCGGGTCGTGCGCCGGGGTGACCTTGACGGCGCCGGTGCCGAACTCGGGGTCGACGTGCGTGTCGGCGACGACCGGGATGGAACGGTCGGTCAGCGGGAGCTTGATGAGCTTGCCGACGAGGTGCTTGTAGCGCTCGTCCTCGGGGTGAACGGCGACGGCGGTGTCACCGAGCATCGTCTCGGCGCGGGTGGTGGCGACGACGATGGCGTCGTCCCCGTCGCCGTACTTCATGGAGACGAGTTCGCCGTCGTCGTCCTGGTACTCGACCTCGATGTCCGAGATGGCCGTCAGACAGCGGGGGCACCAGTTGATGATGCGCTCGGCGCGGTAGATCAGCTCGTCGTCGTAGAGCCGCTTGAAGATGGTCTGGACGGCCTGGGACAGGCCCTCGTCCATGGTGAACCGCTCGCGCGACCAGGCGACGCCGTCGCCGAGGCGCCGCATCTGTCCGCTGATCTGCCCGCCGGACTCGGCCTTCCACTGCCAGACGCGCT
Encoded proteins:
- a CDS encoding rod shape-determining protein, producing the protein MSFIGRDMAVDLGTANTLVYVRGRGIVLNEPSVVAINTNTGGILAVGAEAKKMIGRTPGNIVAVRPLKDGVIADFEITERMLRYFILKIHKRRYLARPRVVVCVPSGITGVERRAVIEASSQAGARQVHIIEEPMAAAIGSGLPVHEATGNMVVDIGGGTTEVAVISLGGIVTAQSIRVAGDELDNAIIQHIKKEYSLLLGERTAEQIKITIGSAYDLDDDQHTEIRGRDLVSGLPKTVVISAAEVRKAIEEPVNAIVDAVKTTLDKCPPELSGDIMDRGIVLTGGGALLRGLDERLRRETGMPIHIAEDPLDSVALGSGKCVEEFEALQQVLDAQPRR
- the ndk gene encoding nucleoside-diphosphate kinase, coding for MTQRTLVLLKPDAVRRGLTGEIISRIERKAGWQITALELRTLDQETLEQHYGEHKGKPFYEPLVEFMASGPVVALIVEGERVIEGLRALAGPTDPIAAAPGSIRGDYGVIVRENLIHASDSEESAEREVKIFFPGHA
- a CDS encoding valine--tRNA ligase codes for the protein MTENAQQQPPAPDSELPTQYAPADVEGPLYERWVERGYFEADAKSDKPAYTVVIPPPNVTGSLHLGHAFEHTLIDALTRRKRMQGHETLWQPGMDHAGIATQNVVERELGKEGKSRHDLGRDAFVERVWQWKAESGGQISGQMRRLGDGVAWSRERFTMDEGLSQAVQTIFKRLYDDELIYRAERIINWCPRCLTAISDIEVEYQDDDGELVSMKYGDGDDAIVVATTRAETMLGDTAVAVHPEDERYKHLVGKLIKLPLTDRSIPVVADTHVDPEFGTGAVKVTPAHDPNDFEIGQRHDLPSITIMDEHAVITAHGPFQGLDRLEARSAIVAALRAEGRIVAEKRPYVHSVGHCSRCKTTIEPRLSMQWWVKVGPLAKAASDAVRDGKVKIHPQEMEKRYFDWVDNLHDWCISRQLWWGHRIPVWYGPDGEVVCVGPDEQPPSGEGWRQDTDVLDTWFSSGLWPFSTLGWPEQTESLAKFYPNSVLVTGYDILFFWVARMMMFGLYAMDGTPPFHTIALHGMVRDQFGKKMSKSFGNAVNPLDWMDKYGSDALRFTLARGANPGVDVPIGEDWVQGSRNFANKIWNATRFALMNGATVDGPLPDPAKMSATDRWILSRLNSVVAEVDAFYEDFQFAKLSDALFHFAWDEVFDWYVELSKTTFQAGGEAAEVSKRVLGEVLDVTLKLLHPVVPFVTETLWTTLTGGESLVIAEWPADSGFRDKAAEREIETLQSVITEVRRFRADQGLQPGQRVPARLTLDGTALAPHEAAIRQLLRLQPEGESFTATATLPVAGAEVALDLSGTIDVAAERKRLAKDLAAAEKEKAQATAKLGNEAFLAKAPDQVVDKIRTRLAKADEDITRIQAQLDKLPPA
- a CDS encoding DUF4233 domain-containing protein codes for the protein MRTLCSSTLIGELFVIGFAGLVAMKDPDLSTTTVWTVSGIAMFLCVVLCGVVTRPGGVALGWGLQLALIASGVFVPTMYFMGVLFAALWWASVHYGRKIDEAKARFAAQAGSPTTPDAA
- the mreC gene encoding rod shape-determining protein MreC — its product is MRDTKESRLLLVLLIAIAFALITVDIRGGQNSPVDGARQAAAAVFGPIENGVSSAVDPVGNAVSAIRNSGERHDRLAKLEKENAALKAKLGSDDRNRSRLGQLDKMLKMAGEGQYGIKGAQVIAIGAAQGFSWTITIDVGANDGIKRDMTVLNGDGLVGRVTTVGPDASTVLLANDPDFTVGTRMEGSDELGFASGQGDRPLRVELLNGKAEVKKGDRLITFGSQADKPFVPGVPVGVVSKVDPSGGGLTRTLYVTPFVGFTKLDIVGVVVEAPKKDPRDEVLPAKPKPTPTPTVTVTVTPSADATATDEQQQ
- the folC gene encoding bifunctional tetrahydrofolate synthase/dihydrofolate synthase, whose protein sequence is MIAAETDRDPDLAVIEAGSRTLRTQGGQTQADVPARPEDPEVDKALREVEAELATRWGETKLEPSVSRIAALMDVLGDPQRSYPSIHITGTNGKTSTARMIEALLGAFELRTGRYTSPHVQSVTERISLDGAPISAERFIETYQDIKPYIEMVDALQEFRLSFFEVLTGMAYAAFADAPIDVAVVEVGMGGSWDATNVIDGDVAVVTPIDLDHTDRLGETPAEIAAEKAGIVKQDATVILAQQPVDAAQVLLKKAVEVDATVAREGLEFGVVDRRIAVGGQLLTLRGLGGEYPEVYLPLHGAHQAHNAAVALAAVEAFFGVGAQHAESLDIDTVRKAFAAVSSPGRLEVVRHSPTIVLDAAHNPAGARATAEAIGEAFDFSRLIGVVGASGDKNVRGLLEAFEPIFAEIVVTQNSSHRAMDADELAAVAVEVFGEDRVQVEPRLPDALEAAITLAEEEGEFAGGGVLVTGSVITVGEARLLLGKG